In Methanolacinia paynteri, the following proteins share a genomic window:
- a CDS encoding cytochrome c biogenesis CcdA family protein produces MKGTLNSKQTVVFCSIFLLLILVCPAYAGYGSTNGNSAVNFSAENTAHDFSYSNTTVYIFYSTHCSGCLKALPVIEETAGNHPNISVSYYNIELSDENLTALYDFAEHHNITFPSYPAIYTGDTIVIEGFDAINSNIEDIFKSVENRSIPDAEYEKRWYTEPVEHSHPGSYSEHPELKLNPYLVLTAGLLDGINPCAFAVLVFLLVSLMAAGSKKKILAIGFSYISAVFIFYILAGLGIMSIVSFTGSSLVFSIIAGVVAVTAGILSINEGIAEDTPVKLRIPVSSKEFIGNIIKKASVPAAFLLGVLVGVFELPCTGGIYLAVLSLLSSEMTFREGMPYLVLYNLMFVLPLVVIVALVYSGLSPAAVDEFREKHRREMKVILGIILAFIGFYVIFLTFV; encoded by the coding sequence ATGAAAGGTACATTAAACAGCAAACAGACAGTAGTTTTCTGCAGCATATTTCTTCTGCTTATTCTCGTCTGCCCGGCATATGCAGGTTACGGCTCTACAAACGGGAACAGTGCCGTAAATTTTTCCGCAGAAAATACTGCTCACGACTTTTCATATTCAAATACGACGGTTTACATTTTTTACAGCACTCACTGCAGCGGATGCCTGAAGGCGCTGCCCGTTATTGAAGAGACTGCCGGAAACCACCCAAACATCAGCGTATCATATTATAATATTGAACTTTCGGACGAAAACCTGACAGCTTTATACGATTTTGCCGAGCATCATAATATCACCTTTCCTTCATACCCTGCAATATATACGGGAGACACCATTGTAATCGAGGGTTTTGATGCGATCAATTCAAATATCGAAGATATTTTTAAGAGCGTTGAAAACCGCTCCATACCCGATGCGGAATATGAAAAGAGATGGTACACCGAACCTGTCGAACACAGTCATCCGGGATCATATTCCGAACATCCGGAATTAAAATTAAATCCGTACCTTGTCCTGACTGCCGGCCTCCTGGACGGCATCAATCCGTGCGCTTTTGCCGTACTTGTGTTCCTGCTGGTCTCCCTCATGGCTGCAGGTTCGAAGAAAAAGATCCTCGCAATCGGATTTTCATATATATCGGCAGTATTCATATTCTATATCTTAGCCGGTTTGGGAATCATGAGCATCGTTTCCTTCACAGGGTCCTCACTTGTCTTTTCAATCATTGCCGGTGTTGTTGCCGTAACTGCAGGTATTCTCAGCATTAATGAAGGCATTGCCGAAGATACTCCTGTGAAACTCCGTATTCCCGTATCATCAAAGGAATTTATCGGAAATATCATCAAAAAAGCATCTGTTCCGGCTGCGTTTTTACTCGGTGTCCTTGTAGGGGTCTTCGAACTTCCATGCACGGGAGGGATCTACCTTGCAGTTCTGAGTCTCCTGTCCTCGGAGATGACATTCCGGGAGGGTATGCCCTATCTCGTACTGTATAACCTGATGTTCGTTCTTCCGCTTGTTGTTATTGTCGCACTTGTATATTCCGGACTGTCACCGGCTGCCGTAGACGAATTCCGCGAAAAACACAGGAGGGAGATGAAGGTAATTCTCGGTATAATTCTGGCATTCATAGGATTTTATGTAATTTTTTTGACATTCGTATGA
- a CDS encoding type IV pilin N-terminal domain-containing protein gives MIRKSNENAVSPVVGVMLLLIVTIIIAAVVSGFSGGLIDSTGKAPELTMDVHIKNNGYWSGSEFSARVTGVDKGIPTSDLKIVTSWNHEDSDGRFSGGATIMPKVPNVYLIMSTSVGDSNMDAHFYNAPYGYGIGVGDAEGSAGTGSVQGGSPDKHYGNYSLTVGTVMWAEPFGASANPVAGAYTGKSYDNVGYGITDSDGNGGRWEYLYSNETGISGSKESEGEYLTGEVELVFNPPGDGFKGEIETVTPGTYHDLSNYDAMQAVLGKDWEQLRAGDIVTVSVVHIPTGKTIWEDDVVVEG, from the coding sequence ATGATAAGGAAATCAAATGAAAATGCGGTCTCCCCGGTCGTCGGGGTCATGCTGCTACTCATAGTGACCATAATTATTGCTGCTGTTGTCAGTGGTTTTTCCGGCGGCCTTATCGACAGTACAGGTAAAGCCCCTGAACTGACGATGGACGTTCATATAAAGAACAATGGCTACTGGTCCGGAAGTGAGTTCTCAGCGAGAGTAACCGGTGTAGACAAGGGAATTCCTACTTCCGACCTCAAAATTGTAACCTCGTGGAATCACGAGGATTCTGACGGCAGGTTCTCCGGCGGGGCAACAATCATGCCAAAAGTGCCGAATGTGTATCTTATAATGTCAACCTCTGTTGGTGACAGTAATATGGATGCCCACTTTTACAATGCACCTTATGGATATGGTATAGGTGTCGGCGATGCAGAAGGATCTGCAGGTACAGGAAGTGTTCAGGGGGGTTCTCCAGATAAACATTACGGGAACTATTCTCTGACTGTCGGAACTGTCATGTGGGCGGAGCCCTTCGGTGCCAGCGCAAATCCTGTGGCTGGTGCCTATACTGGAAAATCATATGACAATGTTGGATACGGTATCACGGACAGTGACGGCAATGGCGGTCGCTGGGAATATCTGTATAGTAACGAAACTGGCATTTCTGGTAGTAAAGAGAGTGAGGGTGAATACCTGACTGGTGAAGTAGAACTCGTATTTAATCCCCCGGGAGACGGGTTTAAAGGTGAAATAGAAACGGTCACTCCTGGTACTTATCATGATCTTTCCAATTACGATGCAATGCAAGCCGTCCTTGGCAAGGACTGGGAGCAGCTTCGTGCCGGAGATATCGTTACGGTAAGCGTCGTTCATATCCCGACAGGCAAGACCATCTGGGAAGATGACGTTGTGGTGGAGGGATGA
- a CDS encoding type IV pilin, protein MRFKLRNEDGVSPVVGVMLMLVVTIIIAAVVSGFAGGIMGSNNQKTPMLSMDAEITNTGYAAGSGFKATVTSVSEPIATNNLKITTSWSTTNKTEESYGDPVMGGATVIGQEINYYQYSKSTGITTTKILLPPYGFGAGVENSTLFEPYNDEQSFGVFTFQQGTGLIANPSGSDDSLGYGYGINNLRYSYTKGSDGETGTTGITPTIGEAGMTGKLDPMQAMLGEGWEYLRAGDVVQISVVYVPTGKVILSKNIAVGE, encoded by the coding sequence ATGCGATTTAAATTGAGAAACGAGGATGGTGTATCTCCGGTCGTCGGCGTCATGCTGATGCTGGTCGTTACTATCATCATCGCTGCTGTCGTGAGCGGTTTTGCAGGGGGAATCATGGGTTCGAACAACCAGAAAACACCCATGCTCTCGATGGATGCAGAGATCACAAACACCGGCTATGCTGCCGGCAGTGGATTTAAAGCGACCGTTACTTCGGTCAGCGAACCGATTGCAACAAACAATCTGAAGATTACTACATCATGGTCAACTACGAACAAAACCGAAGAGTCGTATGGCGATCCTGTGATGGGAGGGGCCACAGTTATTGGTCAGGAAATTAATTACTATCAATACTCAAAATCAACGGGTATAACAACCACTAAAATTTTGCTTCCACCTTATGGATTTGGTGCAGGTGTCGAAAATTCAACACTTTTTGAGCCGTATAATGACGAGCAGTCATTTGGGGTTTTTACCTTCCAACAGGGAACAGGACTTATAGCGAACCCTAGTGGTTCAGATGATTCTCTTGGCTATGGTTATGGTATCAACAACTTAAGGTATAGTTATACCAAAGGTTCCGATGGTGAAACGGGTACGACTGGTATAACACCCACTATTGGAGAGGCAGGGATGACAGGGAAATTAGATCCTATGCAGGCGATGCTTGGCGAAGGCTGGGAGTACCTGCGTGCAGGGGATGTCGTTCAGATAAGTGTCGTTTATGTCCCGACCGGCAAAGTAATCCTTTCAAAGAATATTGCGGTGGGTGAGTGA
- a CDS encoding type IV pilin N-terminal domain-containing protein codes for MKKMLILRNDENGVSPVIGVMLMLVVTIIIAAVVSGFAGGMMQTKEPAPQASISASYSQYYGLTMTHSAGDSIETRDVRLYIRPSDEFGRGQDLYGELLINQACITDAYGNRWLNANDGTYEVMSWRPGETMYIVGGEDLQNSGILDKPQDWPPCYYSGLQGGAAGGNVDNYCYLDSINNQINIGKTITLEVVQSDGQVIASADMSVEP; via the coding sequence ATGAAAAAGATGTTAATTTTACGAAATGATGAAAACGGAGTTTCGCCTGTTATCGGCGTCATGCTGATGCTGGTCGTTACGATCATCATCGCGGCTGTCGTAAGCGGTTTTGCGGGCGGAATGATGCAGACAAAGGAGCCTGCTCCGCAGGCATCGATATCCGCATCGTACAGCCAGTATTATGGCCTGACTATGACCCATTCTGCAGGTGATTCTATTGAAACAAGGGATGTTCGTCTATACATACGTCCTTCTGATGAATTCGGGCGCGGCCAGGACCTTTACGGCGAACTTTTGATCAACCAGGCATGTATTACCGATGCATATGGCAACCGTTGGTTAAATGCAAATGATGGTACATACGAGGTAATGTCCTGGCGCCCCGGAGAGACCATGTATATCGTTGGTGGTGAGGATCTTCAAAATAGTGGAATATTAGATAAACCGCAAGACTGGCCTCCATGCTATTATTCGGGTCTGCAGGGAGGTGCAGCCGGAGGTAATGTTGACAATTATTGTTATTTAGATAGCATAAACAACCAGATCAACATCGGGAAAACAATTACACTTGAAGTCGTGCAGAGCGACGGTCAGGTTATTGCGTCTGCCGATATGTCGGTAGAACCATAA
- a CDS encoding type IV pilin N-terminal domain-containing protein, which translates to MIKEFYEEAVSPVVGVMLMLVVTIIIAAVVSGFAGGMIDSQGVAPQATIKGSFSLTDGLAIRHTGGDPLPMHDLNIIMWDGPTFGEDVEIISKQVVNMSLFRNAEDEQIYYENNGTYTVNSFKAGESIYIKVDNCTPELLQPDIMPSDYEHDDGKFYTTVDSPDPDEDALRWSMCLFNNDNIGNVFYISLSDDSGNSIAQTSVVVTA; encoded by the coding sequence ATGATTAAAGAATTTTATGAAGAAGCCGTATCCCCTGTAGTCGGCGTCATGCTGATGCTGGTCGTAACCATAATCATCGCGGCTGTAGTCAGCGGTTTTGCGGGCGGAATGATAGACTCGCAGGGTGTCGCTCCGCAGGCGACCATAAAAGGAAGTTTCAGTTTAACTGACGGTCTGGCAATTCGCCATACCGGTGGAGATCCCCTTCCTATGCATGACCTGAACATTATTATGTGGGACGGTCCTACATTCGGAGAGGACGTGGAGATCATCTCTAAGCAGGTCGTGAACATGTCTCTGTTTAGAAATGCGGAAGATGAGCAGATCTATTATGAAAATAATGGAACATATACCGTGAATTCATTCAAGGCAGGAGAATCGATATACATCAAAGTTGATAACTGTACTCCTGAACTACTCCAGCCTGACATTATGCCGTCAGATTATGAGCATGATGATGGTAAGTTTTATACTACCGTTGATAGTCCGGATCCTGATGAGGATGCACTTCGCTGGAGTATGTGTCTTTTCAACAACGATAACATTGGGAACGTGTTCTATATTTCACTTAGCGATGATTCGGGAAATTCAATCGCCCAGACATCGGTTGTGGTTACGGCATGA
- a CDS encoding class I SAM-dependent methyltransferase, whose translation MSQNDDNIKYWSDCWKATTSAVQTEQDEDKVAERWNQRWEKRPKRPEGSGPGEEMMRRSSLETIGFLEENGFKIKGSKILDIGCGPGVLSIPLARLGAEVTSLDISSTSLERVAEAAEKESLDVETMVCSWWSADIDKLGLRNKYDLVIASRTPSINDAETLERMMACSKNLCYYSSFLNVGENREHMEIMKLLSGEEKEPEGMMRNRHHQAYTMFFPFMYLYFAGYRPVVKINQKEREKEVKWEDAAEKAMRFFGHGHDLDDETKDKVRNYYRDASKEGMYRKSPSGCHGMMIWDVNGRL comes from the coding sequence ATGAGCCAAAATGATGACAATATAAAATACTGGAGCGATTGCTGGAAGGCGACGACTTCGGCAGTGCAGACGGAACAGGATGAGGACAAAGTAGCTGAAAGGTGGAACCAGAGATGGGAGAAACGCCCGAAGAGGCCGGAAGGCAGCGGCCCCGGCGAAGAGATGATGAGGAGATCCTCCCTTGAAACGATCGGCTTTCTTGAAGAGAACGGCTTTAAAATTAAAGGTTCGAAGATCCTCGATATCGGGTGCGGCCCCGGTGTTCTTTCGATTCCTCTCGCAAGACTCGGTGCCGAAGTTACATCGCTCGACATCTCGTCGACATCGCTTGAAAGAGTGGCGGAAGCGGCGGAGAAAGAATCCCTGGACGTTGAAACTATGGTGTGCTCCTGGTGGTCGGCGGATATAGACAAACTCGGCCTTAGGAACAAATACGATCTCGTAATCGCATCGAGGACTCCGTCAATTAACGATGCTGAGACCCTTGAGAGGATGATGGCATGCTCGAAGAACCTCTGCTATTATTCCAGTTTCCTCAACGTAGGTGAGAACAGGGAGCATATGGAGATCATGAAACTTCTTTCCGGCGAAGAGAAAGAACCAGAAGGAATGATGCGCAATCGCCATCACCAGGCGTATACCATGTTCTTCCCGTTTATGTACCTTTATTTCGCAGGCTATCGGCCCGTTGTAAAGATCAATCAAAAAGAGCGGGAAAAAGAAGTAAAATGGGAAGATGCCGCCGAAAAGGCGATGCGTTTCTTCGGACACGGCCATGATCTCGACGATGAAACAAAAGATAAGGTCAGGAATTACTACCGGGATGCATCTAAAGAAGGGATGTACCGCAAAAGCCCCTCAGGTTGTCACGGTATGATGATATGGGATGTAAACGGGAGATTATAA
- a CDS encoding ATP-binding protein: MKAIICGKGGSGKSTITTLLARYYSENGHRVLVVDTDESNASLNRILGMESPKDLMGYFGGKKGMMEGFRKAREGGEPPKLNWTFDDIPKDYISQKDSIGLVAIGKIHEAGEGCACPMGILSKRFISELKLSDKDIVIVDTEAGIEHFGRGIDQMCDAILMIIDPSYESLHLSKEVARMAEKIDVPVYYILNKIDQETSSYLRNSIDNKEAIIAEFSNDPSLLVSGLEGKELPGDYPGIFEITEKIGGN, translated from the coding sequence ATGAAAGCAATAATATGCGGAAAAGGAGGCTCAGGCAAGAGTACAATCACCACCCTTCTTGCCAGGTATTACAGTGAAAACGGCCACAGGGTACTTGTGGTGGACACCGACGAATCGAATGCCAGCCTCAACAGAATACTCGGGATGGAATCCCCCAAAGATCTGATGGGATACTTCGGCGGAAAAAAGGGCATGATGGAGGGATTCAGAAAGGCGAGAGAAGGTGGAGAGCCACCTAAATTGAACTGGACGTTTGATGATATTCCCAAAGACTATATCTCCCAAAAAGATTCGATCGGACTCGTTGCAATCGGAAAGATTCACGAAGCCGGAGAAGGATGCGCATGCCCGATGGGGATACTGTCGAAGCGTTTTATCTCCGAACTTAAGCTTTCGGACAAAGATATCGTTATTGTCGACACCGAAGCGGGGATAGAGCATTTCGGCAGGGGCATCGACCAGATGTGCGACGCAATCCTGATGATCATAGATCCGTCCTACGAATCCCTGCATCTTTCAAAAGAGGTCGCAAGAATGGCTGAAAAGATCGACGTTCCGGTATATTATATATTGAACAAGATCGATCAGGAGACATCGTCATATCTAAGGAACAGTATAGACAACAAAGAAGCGATAATAGCAGAATTTTCCAATGATCCCTCACTCCTGGTATCGGGGCTGGAAGGAAAAGAGCTTCCCGGTGATTATCCTGGAATTTTTGAAATAACAGAGAAGATCGGCGGGAATTGA